The following proteins are co-located in the Actinomycetes bacterium genome:
- a CDS encoding R3H domain-containing nucleic acid-binding protein: MDAESPASGGLSRLEREGDIAADYLEGLLDIADLDGDIDMDVEGDRAMVSIVGADLRQLVGANGEVLDALQELTRLAVLRETGERSRLMLDVAGFRAQRRADLTELGREAAERVRASGEPVALEPMTPFERKVVHDAIAEAGLVSESEGEEPRRYVVVRPA; encoded by the coding sequence CTGGACGCCGAGTCGCCGGCGTCCGGCGGGTTGAGCCGGCTGGAGCGGGAGGGCGACATCGCGGCCGACTACCTCGAGGGCCTGCTCGACATCGCCGACCTGGACGGCGACATCGACATGGACGTCGAGGGCGACCGGGCGATGGTCTCGATCGTGGGGGCCGACCTGCGTCAGCTGGTCGGCGCGAACGGCGAGGTGCTGGACGCGCTGCAGGAGCTGACCCGGCTCGCGGTGCTCCGGGAGACCGGCGAGCGGTCCCGGCTGATGCTGGACGTCGCCGGGTTCCGGGCCCAGCGCAGGGCCGACCTCACCGAGCTGGGCCGGGAGGCCGCCGAGCGGGTCCGGGCCAGCGGTGAGCCGGTCGCCCTCGAGCCGATGACCCCGTTCGAGCGCAAGGTCGTGCACGACGCGATCGCCGAGGCCGGCCTGGTCAGTGAGTCGGAGGGCGAGGAGCCCCGCCGCTATGTGGTGGTGCGCCCGGCGTGA